In Daucus carota subsp. sativus chromosome 4, DH1 v3.0, whole genome shotgun sequence, one DNA window encodes the following:
- the LOC108192229 gene encoding uncharacterized protein LOC108192229: MERAAEEFASQTDPDEPPPSPATCRKRNILISLRARKLNKGKIFMNPNKTVQDVLPPEEAAKWTTLSTPARIPNHAYDMMGRALNEVTDMVQTMDGMNEIPRSRLDDDLKKLADGAYPSKDDPVQRLLWDQYIKVAASLACSQFERFKKVIIEDTQEDGTENGHDMEDDEGNENGQNIDDEAGDMDDDGGNMDGYYSDEDGSFNNTQLTP; the protein is encoded by the exons ATGGAGCGTGCTGCGGAGGAATTTGCTTCTCAAACTGATCCAGATGAGCCACCTCCATCTCCTGCCACCTGCAGAAagagaaatatattaatttctctACGAGCTCGTAAGTTGAACAAAGGAAAGATATTTATGAACCCAAACAAGACTGTTCAAGATGTTCTACCGCCTGAGGAGGCAGCCAAATGGACCACCTTGTCCACTCCCGCCCGTATACCAAACCATGCATATGATATGATGGGTAGAGCACTAAATGAGGTGACTGATATGGTCCAGACCATGGATGGGATGAATGAGATCCCACGATCCCGCCTCGAtgatgatttaaaaaaattagctgATGGTGCATATCCAAGCAAGGATGATCCTGTTCAGAGGCTATTATGGGACCAATATATCAAGGTTGCAGCAAGTTTGGCTTGTTCTCAATTCGAGAGATTCAAAAAGGTCATCATTGAG GATACCCAGGAGGATGGAACTGAAAATGGACATGATATGGAAGATGATGAAGGAAATGAGAATGGGCAGAACATTGATGATGAAGCAGGAGATATGGATGATGACGGAGGAAACATGGATGGATATTATAGTGATGAAGATGGCAGCTTCAACAACACTCAACTCACCCCTTAG
- the LOC135152248 gene encoding uncharacterized protein LOC135152248: MSYDRSWITRRIIPGGYGFTDEYNEGVKYFLAFARSNSKESDDPNLLIRCPCNTCRNLLHQLIPDVEFHLFATGFLESYTIWHYHGESRGSRNEQMNDHEDVYDEYEMLRDAFGPDAFEEENNIPEDPNEQATKFLDNVNNVGEPIYPGNIKYTQLKFVSRLLHWKSRNQCSDKAFDELLLLLGDVFPVGHKLPSNYYAVKKMVKKLSLGYEKIHACENDCMLFYGDDKDLKNCKFCNLSRYKVATHVGNNTIPRKVLRYFKITPRLQRLYMSTRTAEHMKYHKYRTVDEGVLSHPADGEEWKDFDKTYPDFAADFRNVRLGLATDGFPPYSNATSTIYSVWPVVLLVYNLPHTMCMKDPYMFMTLLVPGPNDPGKNLNVYLRPLIDELIDLWQVGVRTFDASTKTNFMMRAALLWTISDFPGLGMVSGWSTHGKMACHVCMGEVKAKQLPHSRKSSFYGLHKGFLEKRRKRKKGLVIRNMCTMETIFPPAFFDPMEHLLVHLPEECRLGGPVPSRWMYNMERLQRRMKQKVGNKARVEGSIAEKYIYEELTHFCSMYFESEVDTVHNMLGRNIVDDRLRDPGKLVEFTYPVEPLGAYKGYHLDLDSLGVAAHYILTNMREVAPYITMFEDEVRSQSPLLMSDTDMDRMLRENFVTWLRSKVQENYEQLQYLLQGPTSYVISYKRCKVNGYSFNLGRSSSGVLVKGSCYEDGESNYYGTLQEVLKLTYGGGNQVILFKCHWYDHIRGVKKNKNGVLLIDLNSKLKGNDVYILASQATQVYYAPSVKNPASNIYTIITCRPQVLSGKDNFANMEPLQEEVSNTTPIDFSSRSLFIDFSQYEMEEGEEHGQHNEDEGEEEEEEEEDEVEDEDEDEESDGDGYDSVEVESGEE, encoded by the exons ATGTCTTATGATAGAAGTTGGATCACTCGACGAATAATTCCCGGTGGTTATGGATTTACGGATGAATATAATGAGGGGGTTAAATATTTCTTGGCATTTGCAAGAAGCAATTCTAAAGAATCGGATGATCCGAACCTTCTTATTAGATGTCCTTGCAATACATGTAGAAATCTATTACACCAACTCATTCCCGATGTCGAGTTCCACTTATTTGCAACCGGTTTTCTCGAGAGTTATACCATATGGCATTATCATGGCGAATCTAGAGGGTCGAGAAATGAACAAATGAATGATCACGAAGATGTGTATGATGAATATGAGATGTTGAGGGATGCTTTTGGGCCGGACGCTTTCGAAGAGGAGAATAACATTCCCGAGGACCCGAACGAGCAAGCAACTAAATTTTTAGACAATGTGAACAATGTTGGGGAGCCAATATACCCGGGCAATATCAAGTACACACAATTGAAGTTTGTTTCAAGATTACTACATTGGAAGAGTCGTAACCAATGTAGTGATAAAGCCTTCGATGAGTTGCTCCTTTTACTTGGGGACGTGTTCCCTGTGGGGCATAAGCTCCCTTCCAATTATTATGCTGTCAAGAAGATGGTTAAAAAGCTGAGTTTGGGATAtgaaaaaatacatgcatgtgagaatgattgtatgttgttttATGGTGATGATAAAGATTTGAAAAATTGTAAGTTTTGTAACTTGAGTCGATACAAAGTTGCAACACATGTGGGGAATAATACCATTCCGAGGAAGGTATTAAGATACTTTAAAATCACTCCTCGATTGCAGCGTTTGTACATGTCTACCCGCACTGCGGAGCATATGAAATATCACAAGTACAGGACTGTGGATGAAGGGGTTCTAAGTCATCCTGCAGATGGAGAAGAATGGAAAGACTTTGACAAGACGTATCCTGATTTTGCAGCAGATTTTCGTAATGTTAGACTTGGTCTTGCAACTGATGGATTCCCCCCATACAGTAATGCTACATCTACAATATACTCAGTGTGGCCAGTTGTACTACTTGTATACAACCTTCCACATACCATGTGCATGAAGGATCCTTATATGTTCATGACACTACTAGTACCTGGGCCGAATGATCCTGGCAAGAATCTAAATGTTTATCTTAGACCATTGATTGATGAGTTGATTGATTTATGGCAG GTTGGTGTACGTACATTTGATGCTTCTACGAAGACTAATTTTATGATGCGAGCAGCTTTGTTGTGGACTATCAGTGACTTTCCCGGATTGGGTATGGTTAGTGGGTGGTCAACCCATGGAAAGATGGCTTGTCATGTGTGTATGGGTGAAGTTAAAGCTAAGCAACTACCGCATAGTAGGAAATCCAGTTTTTATGGATTGCATAAGGGGTTCTTAGAAAAGcgtagaaaaagaaagaaaggttTGGTCATTCGTAACATGTGTACTATGGAGACAATATTCCCTCCGGCTTTTTTTGATCCGATGGAGCATCTTCTTGTTCATTTGCCTGAGGAGTGTAGACTCGGTGGCCCTGTACCATCACGGTGGATGTATAATATGGAAAGACTACAACGAAGAATGAAACAAAAGGTGGGGAACAAAGCACGCGTTGAAGGATCCATTGCAGAAAAGTACATATATGAGGAGCTCACACATTTTTGTTCCATGTACTTTGAGTCTGAAGTTGACACAGTGCATAACATGTTAGGGCGTAATATAGTTGATGACCGTTTACGAGATCCGGGAAAGTTAGTGGAATTCACATATCCAGTAGAACCTTTGGGAGCATACAAAGGTTACCATTTAGATCTGGATTCCTTGGGTGTTGCAGCACATTACATTCTCACTAATATGCGTGAAGTGGCACCTTATATTAC TATGTTTGAAGATGAGGTTCGAAGTCAAAGTCCACTTTTGATGAGTGACACAGATATGGATAGAATGTTAAGGGAAAATTTTGTAACATGGTTGAGAAGCAAG gTTCAAGAAAACTATGAACAATTGCAGTATTTACTTCAAGGTCCGACTTCTTATGTAATTTCTTACAAAAGATGCAAGGTCAATGGATACTCATTCAATCTAGGAAGATCAAGCTCAGGAGTACTTGTCAAGGGCAGTTGTTATGAGGATGGTGAAAGCAATTATTATGGAACTTTACAAGAAGTTCTGAAATTAACATACGGTGGCGGAAATCAGGTGATTTTGTTCAAGTGCCACTGGTATGATCATATTAGGGGcgtaaagaaaaacaaaaatggAGTGCTCTTAATTGATCTTAACTCAAAACTAAAAGGAAATGATGTTTACATTCTAGCGAGCCAAGCCACTCAAGTGTACTATGCTCCCAGTGTGAAAAATCCGGCTAGTAATATCTACACGATCATCACATGTAGACCTCAAGTGTTGAGTGGAAAAGATAATTTTGCTAACATGGAACCCCTTCAAGAGGAAGTGTCAAATACCACACCAATAGACTTTTCATCAAGGTCATTATTTATTGACTTCTCACAATATGAAATGGAAGAAGGAGAAGAGCATGGGCAACATAATGAAGATGAaggtgaagaagaagaagaagaagaagaagatgaagttgaagatgaagatgaagatgaagaaagtGACGGTGATGGTTATGATAGTGTTGAAGTGGAAAGTGGAGAAGAATAA